One Acidobacteriota bacterium DNA segment encodes these proteins:
- a CDS encoding radical SAM protein, with protein MLVLLISTYELGRQPFGLASPAAWLREAGVDVTCVDVSRQRLENEPIAAAGAVGFYLPMHTATRLAFPLIERVRRVNPAARVCAFGLYAPLNEAALREAGVTAVFGGEFEAALTEWVAAAGSESAAAGPASTGVGPGSVDPASTPRLRFRVPDRVGLPPLDRYASLQMPDGTRRVAGYTEASRGCKHLCRHCPVVPVYEGRFRVVSPEVVIADVRSQVERGARHITFGDPDFFNGIGHALSVVRAFARECPGVSYDVTVKIEHLLKHVAALPVLAETGCVLVTSAAEAVDDRTLERLAKGHTRADFERAVQACRRSGLTLTPTFVPFTPWTTLEGYRDLLGAIASLDLVDHVAPIQLAIRLLVPNGSRLLELEEVRAVIGTYDPAGLVYPWRHPDPRVDVLQREVERLVAAGLNADRQAVFADVWRAAHAALPVAVPEAPPLTARAAVPFLTEPWYC; from the coding sequence ATGCTCGTCCTCCTCATCTCCACCTACGAACTCGGCCGCCAGCCGTTCGGGCTGGCGTCGCCGGCGGCGTGGCTGCGTGAGGCGGGCGTCGATGTGACGTGCGTGGATGTCAGCCGGCAGCGCCTCGAGAACGAACCGATCGCCGCAGCCGGCGCGGTCGGCTTTTACCTGCCGATGCATACCGCCACGCGCCTCGCGTTTCCGCTCATCGAACGCGTTCGGCGAGTGAACCCGGCCGCGCGCGTGTGCGCCTTCGGGCTCTACGCGCCACTCAACGAGGCGGCGCTGCGCGAGGCGGGCGTGACCGCTGTGTTCGGAGGGGAGTTCGAAGCCGCGCTCACGGAGTGGGTGGCGGCGGCGGGTTCGGAATCCGCGGCCGCGGGACCCGCGTCCACAGGCGTCGGCCCGGGGTCCGTCGATCCGGCGTCCACGCCGCGGCTGCGGTTTCGCGTGCCCGATCGCGTGGGGCTGCCCCCGCTGGACCGGTATGCCTCGCTGCAGATGCCCGATGGCACCCGGCGCGTCGCCGGCTACACGGAAGCGAGCCGCGGCTGCAAGCACTTGTGCCGGCATTGCCCGGTGGTCCCCGTGTACGAGGGACGCTTCCGCGTCGTTTCGCCGGAGGTGGTCATCGCGGACGTGCGCAGCCAGGTGGAGCGCGGCGCGCGCCACATCACGTTCGGCGATCCCGATTTCTTCAACGGCATCGGCCACGCGCTCTCCGTCGTCCGCGCGTTCGCGCGCGAGTGTCCCGGCGTCAGCTACGACGTCACCGTCAAGATCGAGCACCTGCTGAAGCACGTCGCCGCGCTGCCCGTGCTGGCCGAGACAGGCTGCGTGCTGGTGACGAGCGCGGCCGAGGCCGTCGACGATCGGACCCTCGAGCGGCTGGCCAAAGGCCACACGCGCGCGGACTTCGAGCGCGCGGTGCAAGCGTGCCGTCGGTCGGGGCTCACCCTGACGCCCACCTTCGTGCCTTTCACTCCGTGGACGACGCTGGAGGGCTATCGCGATCTGCTCGGCGCCATCGCGTCGCTCGACCTGGTGGATCACGTCGCGCCCATCCAGCTTGCCATTCGACTGCTCGTGCCAAACGGATCGCGGCTGCTGGAGCTCGAAGAGGTGCGCGCGGTGATTGGCACGTACGATCCCGCCGGGCTCGTGTATCCGTGGCGCCATCCGGATCCGCGCGTGGACGTGTTGCAGCGCGAGGTGGAACGCCTGGTGGCCGCCGGGCTCAACGCCGATCGACAGGCCGTGTTTGCCGACGTGTGGCGCGCCGCTCACGCGGCGTTGCCGGTGGCCGTGCCGGAGGCGCCGCCGCTGACGGCGCGCGCCGCCGTGCCGTTCCTGACCGAGCCCTGGTACTGTTGA
- a CDS encoding OmpA family protein — MLDRVTKGLAALLLCGASTASAQTSAQPAGAAQAPATTTQSVDLQRRPATATNLGDTGLWVVPTGEVLPARKWSVSLYRSNVDYEQGFTDVSVWPVTLGVGLGARAELFASVRSVVRIDRDTRPIFFDVGADEGGGLVNEYPFVTRGWSGNQFGDVWVGGKVNLLSEYREAPVALAVRGVVKLPTGDEADGAGTGKADWAVHGIVSKEVNERVELAGFAGVVVRGDPDQVALANGLQWGVGAGFPTRRRLRLTAELHGELNFEDTVTAPAGLLRGVDGSVSPAVSGHDGPVNAALGLTWQSAGGFFAGAGVQANVRLDGRGAVAALADETGDSLGFQLRVGYHPGMRVYVPPPPPPPPPAPPANQPPSVKARCEPCTVEVGKSATVTGEAQDPDGDALTYTWAAPAGTLQQPADRQTRWTAPLQPGPVPVTITVADGKGGTASDTVTLQVVRPPVKEFVFEDVHFDFDRYSLRPAATRILEEAVQALQDNPELRLEVEGHTCNIGTAEYNLALGERRATAVRDYLTSRGLSADRLRTVSYGEERPKHDNAREETRRLNRRAAMVVRVQR; from the coding sequence ATGCTGGATCGTGTGACAAAGGGTCTCGCGGCACTGCTGCTGTGCGGTGCCTCGACGGCGTCGGCTCAGACGTCGGCGCAACCAGCGGGAGCCGCGCAGGCGCCCGCGACGACCACGCAGTCAGTGGACCTCCAGAGGCGGCCGGCGACGGCGACGAATCTGGGGGACACGGGGTTGTGGGTTGTCCCGACCGGCGAAGTGCTGCCGGCGCGGAAGTGGTCGGTGAGCCTGTACCGGTCGAATGTCGACTACGAGCAGGGGTTCACCGACGTGTCGGTCTGGCCGGTGACGCTGGGGGTGGGGCTGGGAGCCCGGGCGGAGCTGTTCGCGTCGGTGCGGTCGGTGGTGCGGATCGACCGGGACACGCGGCCGATCTTCTTCGACGTGGGGGCGGATGAAGGGGGCGGGCTGGTCAACGAGTATCCGTTCGTGACGCGGGGGTGGAGCGGGAACCAGTTCGGGGACGTGTGGGTGGGGGGGAAAGTGAACCTGCTGTCCGAGTACCGGGAGGCGCCGGTGGCGCTGGCGGTGCGGGGGGTGGTGAAGCTGCCGACGGGGGATGAAGCCGACGGGGCGGGGACGGGGAAAGCGGACTGGGCGGTCCACGGGATTGTGAGCAAGGAAGTGAACGAACGGGTGGAGCTGGCGGGGTTTGCCGGCGTGGTGGTGCGGGGGGACCCCGACCAGGTGGCGCTGGCAAACGGGCTGCAGTGGGGAGTCGGCGCGGGCTTTCCGACGCGGCGGCGGCTGCGGTTGACGGCGGAACTGCACGGCGAGCTGAATTTCGAGGACACGGTCACGGCCCCCGCCGGGTTGCTGCGGGGGGTGGACGGGTCGGTCTCGCCGGCGGTGTCGGGGCATGACGGGCCGGTGAACGCGGCGCTGGGGCTGACGTGGCAGAGCGCGGGGGGCTTTTTCGCGGGGGCGGGCGTGCAGGCGAACGTCCGGCTCGATGGGCGCGGCGCGGTCGCGGCGTTGGCCGACGAGACCGGGGACTCGCTGGGGTTCCAGCTGCGGGTGGGGTATCACCCGGGGATGCGGGTGTATGTACCGCCGCCCCCCCCGCCGCCCCCGCCGGCGCCGCCGGCCAACCAGCCGCCGTCGGTCAAGGCGCGGTGCGAGCCGTGCACGGTGGAGGTGGGCAAGAGCGCGACGGTGACCGGCGAGGCGCAGGACCCGGACGGCGATGCGCTGACCTACACGTGGGCGGCGCCGGCCGGGACGCTGCAGCAACCGGCGGACCGGCAGACGCGGTGGACGGCGCCGCTGCAGCCGGGGCCGGTGCCGGTGACGATCACGGTCGCTGACGGCAAGGGGGGGACGGCCTCCGACACGGTGACGCTCCAGGTGGTGCGGCCGCCGGTGAAGGAATTCGTGTTCGAGGACGTGCACTTCGACTTCGACCGGTACTCGCTGCGGCCGGCGGCGACGCGGATCCTGGAGGAAGCGGTCCAGGCGCTGCAGGACAACCCGGAGCTGCGGCTCGAGGTGGAAGGGCACACGTGCAACATCGGGACGGCCGAATACAACCTGGCGCTCGGCGAGCGGCGGGCCACCGCGGTGCGGGACTACCTGACGAGCCGCGGCCTGTCCGCCGACCGGCTGCGCACGGTCAGCTACGGCGAGGAGCGGCCCAAGCATGACAACGCGCGCGAGGAAACCCGGCGCCTCAATCGCCGCGCCGCTATGGTCGTCAGGGTGCAGCGCTAG
- a CDS encoding ATP-grasp domain-containing protein encodes MRVLILSTTTGYQLRAFNDAAETLGIELAFATNHCDRLEDPWQDQAVPVKFHEEDRSLNAILRAARKKPLSGVIAVGDRPVILAARVTEALGLPGNPPDAARASASKLLTREALDRAGLPVPWFFQVPVGTDPREVLGRMEAEGRQFPCVIKPIAMAGSRGVMRADGPVALLAAFERLRALLGRPDVRVQRDAALGFALIEGYIPGDEFALEGVVDRGELQAFALFDKPDPLEGPFFEETIYVTPSRLAPAAQGRVIHTVGAACRAIGLRHGPVHAEVRVNDDGVYVLEVAARPIGGLCARTLRFVDRGQVEKKVRIPDLTPLEGVLLRHATGEPAADYQREPSAAGVMMTPVPRRGMFKRVDGLEQARAIAGIDDIVITAKPDQMLVPLPEGASYPGFIFARGETARQVEAALREAYRTLSWVVERPVELL; translated from the coding sequence ATGCGCGTCCTGATCCTGTCGACCACGACCGGCTACCAACTTCGAGCGTTCAACGACGCCGCAGAGACGCTCGGAATCGAGCTGGCGTTCGCCACCAATCACTGCGATCGCCTCGAGGACCCGTGGCAGGATCAAGCCGTCCCGGTGAAGTTCCATGAGGAGGACCGCTCGCTGAACGCGATCCTCCGAGCCGCGCGGAAGAAACCGCTCAGCGGCGTGATCGCCGTCGGCGATCGCCCCGTCATCCTGGCTGCGCGCGTCACTGAAGCGCTCGGCCTTCCCGGCAATCCTCCCGATGCCGCGCGTGCCTCGGCCAGCAAGCTTCTCACGCGTGAAGCGCTCGATCGCGCCGGCCTGCCGGTGCCGTGGTTCTTCCAGGTGCCGGTCGGCACCGATCCGCGCGAGGTCCTCGGGCGAATGGAGGCCGAGGGCCGACAGTTTCCCTGCGTGATCAAGCCGATCGCGATGGCGGGCAGCCGCGGCGTCATGCGGGCCGATGGCCCCGTCGCGCTCCTTGCCGCGTTCGAACGCCTGCGCGCGCTGCTCGGGCGGCCCGACGTTCGCGTCCAGCGGGACGCCGCGCTCGGGTTCGCGCTGATCGAGGGATACATTCCGGGCGATGAGTTCGCGCTCGAAGGGGTGGTCGACCGAGGAGAGCTGCAGGCCTTCGCGCTCTTCGACAAACCGGATCCGCTCGAAGGTCCGTTCTTTGAAGAAACCATCTACGTCACGCCGTCCCGGCTCGCGCCGGCGGCCCAGGGGCGCGTGATCCATACCGTGGGCGCGGCGTGCCGCGCCATCGGCCTGCGGCACGGGCCGGTCCACGCGGAAGTGCGCGTCAACGACGATGGCGTCTACGTCCTCGAGGTCGCCGCGCGACCGATCGGCGGACTGTGCGCGCGCACGCTTCGCTTTGTGGATAGGGGTCAGGTCGAGAAAAAAGTGCGAATTCCGGATCTGACCCCACTGGAGGGGGTGTTGCTGCGGCATGCCACCGGCGAGCCCGCGGCAGACTACCAGCGCGAGCCGTCGGCCGCCGGCGTGATGATGACCCCGGTGCCGCGCCGGGGGATGTTCAAGCGCGTGGACGGTCTCGAACAGGCGCGCGCCATCGCCGGCATCGACGACATCGTGATCACCGCCAAGCCCGATCAGATGCTCGTGCCCCTGCCCGAGGGGGCCAGCTACCCTGGGTTCATCTTCGCGAGGGGAGAGACAGCCCGGCAGGTGGAAGCGGCGCTCCGGGAGGCGTACCGGACGCTCAGTTGGGTCGTCGAGCGTCCCGTGGAACTCCTCTGA
- a CDS encoding translocation/assembly module TamB domain-containing protein, whose translation MRLLRRTAQAIALVATLLIGVVAVALIVSQTPWFKDWLRRYVMRESAQYLNGQLTIGRLGGNLLFGLDLADVAVEVSGEQVVAVKDLQLDYSAFDFVSRGLILDDIRITEPRLVLRRDEGGRWNLASLVKKQEREAGREGPARPVAIGSIGISNGQLTIDDRAAGDGPVGTAGRAGSPGVNIPDRIRKFDAKLSFHYQPVEFTLVMDHVSFRTESPSLDVNRIQGTVAIRDDDLFFETLKIHTAESAVNVDGAVEQYATKPVLKIEAASERLSLPEIARVAPAIGDRRLHPSFSVKARGPLGELALQLNARSEAGTIDAEVTVDAEGPQRAARGTVRTGGLNLAPLLDDPSQKSHITGTTRLDISVPAGGMDAARGAFAFAGPRVAVAGYEASDVNARGRIDGPRVTIDGRAHAYGGTATAGGVIVTPSEAKGRGLRFSLDGRAAGVNLRGLPARLNAPRLTTDLNATYHAEGAGRRVAGNARLDRSSVEGATIEGGTTASVVVPGPGRIEYAAQGGVSGLDVQRLGRGLRIAALSAGRFASDINAGFDVKGSGTSLQASTLDATGALHDSRVFGGNVPALDFEAHLAGGALRARAQGELAGFDPAALSGRPDLKGTIGGRVSVDATVADITRPIAPDAIDGTARVELARSAIAGLDLDGGIVDASVRDGVADLKDVSLEGPDLSLNARGRVALNDTDSSDLKYRLQAARLEEIGRVLKQPLQGSAIVDGTMTGNRSSLRIAGTLDGSNLAHGDNGALDVNSTFAVTLPNLRAADAGVEAQTEATFVKIGGLQIQEFTARTTYAGNTVGFDATVNDRGRQLQAKGDAILHPDHSEVHLPAFALRTQGVEWRLAGADAAIRYGGDRVSFQNVRLQNGAQILSVDGAIATTGEDKTGDVGIRAENVDLAQLQRLLLTDRGLKGQFSADARLTGSLSAPRVDGNIAIANGAFRGFTFDSLTSRVTYTSTGMTVDARLQQNAQQWLTVKGVAPMSLFRAEPTTRAEHVAATSADRVDLRVESSVVDLGVVQGFTAQVTNVAGTIQANVRVTGSGHDPHPAGTIAIRNGAFSLPVGGTSYTGLDTTLQLSTDKVVVPRFQVLDDHKNPLTVAGELAVHARSVGAVNVTVESDNFELIDNQLGDLGVDSRLRVTGELRRPRVEGEIAVENGRLQVDEILAMVADPYATELAEEPIEPGAEAAASAQGASQAAHRALDESGRNVRSEKNAEAAAAKGRAAPSGTLMDNLTLDVQVRLPDNLVLRGTDLRPGGPGGIALGDMNLTVGGGVRARKQPNDTVRLVGTVNTVRGFYEFQGRRFDVERDGRIRFVGLADPNPLLDLRATRIIDGVEARVHVGGTARAPELELSSNPPLDEADILSLIVFNQSINDLNEGERISLAQRAGAVAGGFVAAPLARSIGRALDVDLFEIQATDESGLLGPGITLGQQVSEHLFVKFHQQFGPQDTSEFILEYQIADFMRLRASGSPGDPAKANRVALRRVERAGADLIFFFSY comes from the coding sequence ATGCGGCTCCTGCGCCGAACCGCCCAGGCTATTGCGCTCGTCGCCACGCTGCTCATCGGCGTCGTCGCTGTCGCGCTGATCGTGTCGCAGACGCCATGGTTCAAGGACTGGCTGCGGCGGTACGTGATGCGTGAGTCCGCGCAATATCTGAACGGACAGCTCACGATCGGCCGGCTCGGGGGAAACCTGCTGTTCGGCCTCGACCTCGCGGACGTGGCCGTCGAGGTGTCGGGGGAGCAGGTCGTCGCGGTCAAGGACCTGCAGCTTGATTACAGCGCGTTCGACTTCGTGTCACGTGGGCTCATCCTGGACGACATCCGCATCACCGAGCCGCGCCTGGTACTGCGGCGCGACGAGGGGGGGCGCTGGAATCTCGCGTCGCTCGTCAAGAAGCAGGAGAGGGAGGCGGGCCGTGAAGGCCCCGCCCGTCCGGTGGCAATCGGCTCGATCGGGATTTCAAACGGCCAGCTGACGATCGACGACCGCGCGGCGGGGGACGGGCCCGTCGGCACGGCGGGGCGCGCCGGGTCTCCTGGGGTCAACATCCCGGATCGCATCAGAAAGTTCGACGCGAAGCTGTCGTTCCACTATCAGCCGGTGGAGTTCACGCTGGTGATGGACCACGTCTCGTTTCGCACCGAGTCACCATCGCTCGACGTCAACCGGATCCAGGGCACGGTCGCCATAAGAGACGACGACCTGTTCTTCGAGACACTGAAGATCCACACGGCCGAAAGCGCGGTGAATGTGGATGGCGCCGTCGAACAGTACGCGACGAAGCCGGTGCTGAAGATCGAGGCGGCGTCCGAGCGGCTGTCCCTTCCGGAGATCGCGCGCGTCGCGCCGGCGATCGGTGACCGGCGGCTCCATCCCTCGTTCAGCGTCAAGGCGCGCGGGCCGCTCGGTGAGCTGGCTTTGCAGTTGAACGCGCGCTCCGAGGCTGGAACGATTGACGCGGAGGTCACGGTGGATGCCGAGGGGCCGCAGCGGGCGGCGCGCGGCACGGTGCGCACCGGGGGGCTGAACCTCGCGCCGCTGCTCGATGACCCCTCGCAGAAAAGCCACATCACGGGCACCACGCGCCTCGACATCAGCGTGCCCGCGGGGGGCATGGACGCCGCGCGCGGCGCGTTCGCCTTCGCGGGTCCCCGCGTGGCGGTCGCCGGATACGAGGCGAGCGACGTGAACGCGCGGGGACGCATCGACGGTCCGCGCGTCACGATCGACGGGCGCGCCCACGCGTACGGCGGGACGGCGACGGCCGGGGGCGTCATCGTGACGCCGAGCGAGGCGAAAGGACGCGGGCTGCGGTTCTCGCTCGACGGCCGCGCCGCGGGCGTCAACCTGCGAGGACTGCCCGCGCGGCTGAACGCGCCGCGGCTGACTACGGATCTCAATGCGACGTATCACGCCGAGGGGGCGGGCCGGCGGGTGGCGGGCAACGCGCGGCTCGATCGATCCTCAGTGGAGGGAGCGACGATCGAGGGGGGTACGACGGCAAGCGTCGTGGTGCCGGGTCCCGGCCGGATCGAATACGCCGCCCAAGGGGGCGTCAGCGGGCTCGACGTGCAGCGGCTCGGGCGAGGGCTGCGCATCGCCGCCTTGAGCGCCGGCCGGTTCGCCAGCGATATCAACGCGGGGTTCGACGTGAAGGGGAGCGGCACGTCGTTGCAGGCATCGACCCTCGATGCGACGGGCGCGCTGCACGACTCGCGCGTGTTCGGCGGGAACGTGCCGGCGCTCGACTTCGAGGCGCACCTGGCTGGCGGCGCGCTGCGCGCGCGCGCGCAAGGGGAGCTGGCGGGGTTCGACCCCGCCGCGCTGAGCGGCCGGCCGGATCTGAAGGGCACCATCGGCGGACGCGTGAGCGTGGACGCCACGGTGGCGGACATCACACGCCCGATCGCGCCCGATGCGATCGACGGCACGGCGCGGGTGGAATTGGCGAGGAGCGCGATCGCGGGGTTGGACCTCGACGGCGGCATCGTGGACGCCTCGGTGCGCGACGGGGTCGCAGACCTGAAGGACGTCTCGCTGGAGGGACCCGACCTCAGCCTGAACGCGCGGGGGCGCGTCGCGCTGAACGACACGGATTCTTCCGATCTGAAGTATCGGCTGCAGGCTGCACGACTCGAGGAGATCGGCCGCGTCCTGAAGCAGCCGCTGCAGGGGAGCGCGATCGTGGACGGCACGATGACCGGCAACCGGTCGAGCCTCCGCATCGCAGGCACGCTCGACGGGAGCAACCTCGCGCACGGCGACAACGGTGCCCTCGACGTGAACAGCACGTTCGCGGTGACGCTTCCCAACCTCCGCGCAGCCGATGCCGGCGTCGAAGCACAGACCGAAGCGACGTTTGTGAAGATCGGCGGCCTCCAGATCCAGGAGTTCACCGCCAGGACCACCTACGCCGGGAACACGGTCGGCTTCGACGCGACGGTGAACGATCGCGGGCGCCAGCTGCAGGCGAAGGGAGACGCCATCCTGCACCCCGATCATTCGGAAGTGCACCTGCCCGCGTTTGCGTTGCGCACGCAGGGCGTTGAATGGCGCCTCGCGGGCGCCGACGCGGCCATCCGGTACGGCGGCGACCGCGTGTCTTTTCAGAACGTGCGCCTGCAGAACGGGGCACAGATCCTCTCGGTTGACGGCGCCATCGCGACCACGGGGGAGGACAAGACAGGCGACGTGGGGATCAGGGCCGAGAACGTCGACCTCGCGCAGCTGCAGCGACTGTTGCTGACCGACCGGGGGCTGAAGGGGCAGTTCAGCGCTGACGCGCGGCTGACCGGCTCGCTGTCCGCGCCGCGCGTGGACGGGAACATCGCGATTGCGAACGGCGCATTTCGCGGCTTCACATTCGATTCGCTCACCTCCAGGGTGACCTACACGTCAACGGGCATGACGGTCGACGCTCGCCTGCAGCAGAACGCGCAGCAGTGGCTCACAGTGAAAGGGGTCGCGCCGATGAGCCTGTTCCGCGCCGAGCCGACGACGCGCGCCGAACACGTGGCGGCCACCTCAGCCGACCGCGTCGATCTCCGGGTGGAGAGCAGTGTCGTCGACCTCGGCGTCGTGCAGGGTTTCACCGCCCAGGTCACCAACGTGGCAGGCACGATCCAGGCGAACGTTCGCGTGACCGGGTCGGGCCACGACCCACACCCGGCCGGCACGATCGCGATCCGCAACGGGGCGTTCTCGCTGCCGGTGGGCGGCACGTCGTATACCGGGCTCGATACGACGCTGCAGCTCTCAACGGACAAGGTCGTCGTGCCGCGCTTCCAGGTTCTCGACGATCACAAGAACCCGCTCACCGTGGCGGGCGAGCTGGCCGTGCACGCGCGCTCGGTGGGGGCGGTCAACGTCACCGTCGAGTCGGACAACTTCGAGCTGATCGACAACCAGCTCGGCGACCTCGGGGTGGACTCGCGGCTCCGGGTCACGGGCGAGCTGCGCCGCCCGCGCGTCGAGGGGGAGATCGCGGTCGAGAACGGCCGCCTGCAGGTGGACGAGATCCTCGCGATGGTCGCCGACCCGTACGCGACCGAGCTGGCCGAGGAGCCGATTGAGCCGGGGGCCGAGGCCGCCGCGAGCGCGCAAGGAGCGTCGCAGGCGGCGCACCGCGCGCTCGACGAGTCCGGGCGGAACGTCCGGTCGGAGAAGAACGCGGAAGCGGCGGCGGCGAAGGGACGCGCCGCGCCGTCCGGCACGCTGATGGACAACCTCACGCTCGACGTGCAGGTCCGCCTGCCGGACAACCTCGTGCTGCGGGGCACCGATCTTCGCCCCGGCGGCCCGGGCGGCATTGCGCTCGGCGACATGAACCTCACCGTCGGCGGCGGCGTTCGCGCGCGCAAGCAGCCGAATGACACCGTGCGGCTCGTCGGCACGGTGAACACCGTCCGCGGCTTCTACGAGTTCCAGGGGCGGCGTTTCGACGTGGAGCGCGACGGCCGGATCCGCTTCGTCGGCCTCGCCGATCCGAACCCGCTCCTCGATCTGCGGGCGACACGCATTATCGACGGCGTCGAAGCGCGTGTGCACGTCGGCGGCACGGCGCGCGCGCCGGAACTGGAGCTGTCCAGCAATCCTCCGCTGGACGAGGCCGACATCCTGTCGCTGATCGTGTTCAACCAGTCGATCAACGACCTGAACGAGGGAGAGCGGATCTCCCTCGCCCAGCGCGCCGGTGCCGTGGCCGGCGGCTTCGTCGCGGCGCCGCTGGCGCGGTCGATCGGCCGCGCGCTGGACGTCGATTTATTCGAGATCCAGGCCACGGACGAATCCGGGCTGCTCGGCCCGGGCATCACGCTCGGGCAGCAGGTGAGCGAGCACCTGTTCGTGAAGTTCCACCAGCAGTTCGGACCGCA
- a CDS encoding BamA/TamA family outer membrane protein, whose amino-acid sequence MWRTSAAVLLCLLLATPARAQSPRIEVTKLSIEGVNAVKTGELKRALATGASSWLPWGKQRYFNRTQFEADLKRGRVFYADRGYPDAQVVSFDLDLNEKQDAIAITLVIHEGPPVIVQEIHYSGFEALPEAHFDRMKRDAPLKAGLPRDRAALQMTRERALDELRDHGYPDASVRAREAQAGDARKVAVTFEATPATLARFGEIEVAGNTSVSDEVVRRHLTFQPGRMFRLGQMQESQRRLYGLELFEFVNVDAVEPEEGAAAREQVPVRVTVTEGKHRKLNVGVGYGSEEKARTEANWRHVNFFGGARTAGIEARWSSLDRGVRLNFQQPYLFSPRVTLSASAEAWYTREPAFSLDTSGGRITVQRRFSMGGPRSTSPSVTTLSGSVVYNRESYTIANELLEDLTRRDEIIALKLDPRTGAGRGTVSALDVDYTRNTTENVLDARRGYIATAHYEEAGTWMGGDYAYREVTLEGRHYFAAFDRFVWANRLKVGSIAGPGDVQNLAPFFKRYFLGGSSSLRGWGRFQVGPLSGSGLPLGGHSMLEASSEFRIPVWGHLSLVLFGEAGNVWSDPWEIDPGDLRFDVGSGLRYHTPIGPIRFDVGYQINPIEGLLVKGKQQPRRFRLHFSVGQAF is encoded by the coding sequence ATGTGGCGAACCTCAGCCGCCGTGCTGCTCTGCCTTCTGCTCGCCACCCCCGCGCGTGCGCAGAGCCCGCGAATCGAAGTCACCAAGCTCTCCATCGAAGGCGTGAACGCGGTCAAAACAGGCGAGCTGAAGCGCGCGCTCGCCACCGGCGCGAGCTCGTGGCTGCCCTGGGGAAAACAGCGGTACTTCAACCGCACACAGTTCGAGGCCGACCTGAAGCGCGGCCGGGTCTTTTATGCCGATCGCGGGTACCCGGACGCGCAGGTCGTCTCGTTCGACCTCGATCTGAACGAGAAGCAGGATGCAATCGCGATCACCCTGGTGATCCACGAAGGACCGCCGGTCATCGTCCAGGAGATCCATTACAGCGGGTTCGAGGCGTTGCCCGAGGCGCACTTCGACCGCATGAAACGCGACGCTCCCTTGAAGGCGGGACTGCCTCGCGATCGCGCCGCGCTGCAGATGACGCGCGAGCGCGCGCTCGACGAGTTGCGCGATCACGGCTATCCCGATGCCAGCGTTCGCGCCCGCGAAGCGCAAGCCGGCGACGCGCGGAAGGTGGCCGTCACCTTCGAGGCCACGCCGGCCACGCTCGCGCGATTCGGCGAGATCGAGGTCGCCGGCAACACCAGCGTTTCGGACGAGGTCGTACGGCGTCACCTGACATTCCAGCCGGGCCGCATGTTTCGACTGGGCCAGATGCAGGAAAGCCAGCGGCGGCTGTACGGGCTGGAGCTGTTCGAGTTCGTGAACGTCGACGCCGTGGAGCCCGAGGAAGGGGCGGCCGCGCGCGAGCAGGTGCCCGTGCGCGTCACCGTCACGGAGGGGAAGCACCGGAAGCTGAACGTCGGCGTCGGCTACGGGAGCGAGGAGAAGGCGCGCACCGAAGCGAACTGGCGGCACGTGAACTTCTTCGGCGGGGCGCGCACGGCGGGGATCGAGGCGCGCTGGTCGTCGCTCGATCGCGGCGTGCGTCTCAACTTCCAGCAGCCGTACCTGTTTTCGCCGCGCGTCACGCTGTCGGCGTCGGCCGAAGCCTGGTACACGCGCGAGCCCGCGTTCTCGCTCGACACGAGCGGCGGCCGCATCACGGTGCAGCGGCGCTTCTCGATGGGGGGTCCCCGCAGCACCAGCCCCTCGGTGACGACGCTGTCGGGCAGCGTCGTCTACAACCGCGAGAGCTACACCATCGCGAACGAACTGCTCGAGGATCTCACCCGGCGCGACGAGATCATCGCGTTGAAACTCGATCCGCGCACGGGTGCGGGGCGCGGTACGGTCTCCGCGCTGGACGTTGATTACACCCGCAACACGACGGAGAACGTGCTGGATGCCCGGCGCGGCTACATCGCGACCGCGCACTACGAAGAGGCTGGGACGTGGATGGGTGGGGATTACGCCTATCGCGAGGTCACGCTGGAAGGGCGTCATTACTTCGCGGCCTTCGACCGCTTCGTGTGGGCGAACCGGCTGAAGGTCGGCTCGATTGCCGGACCGGGCGACGTGCAGAACCTCGCGCCGTTCTTCAAACGCTATTTCCTCGGTGGGTCCTCGAGCCTGCGCGGATGGGGCCGATTCCAGGTGGGCCCGCTGAGCGGGTCGGGGCTGCCCCTCGGTGGCCATTCGATGCTCGAGGCGTCCTCTGAATTCCGGATACCGGTCTGGGGCCACCTGAGCCTCGTGCTGTTCGGCGAGGCCGGCAACGTCTGGTCCGATCCCTGGGAGATCGACCCGGGAGACTTGCGGTTCGACGTGGGTTCCGGGCTCCGCTACCACACGCCCATCGGCCCGATCCGGTTCGACGTGGGCTACCAGATCAATCCGATCGAGGGACTGCTCGTCAAAGGCAAGCAGCAGCCGCGCCGGTTTCGGCTGCACTTCAGTGTCGGGCAGGCATTCTGA
- a CDS encoding oxidative damage protection protein, with protein sequence MSTGRTVKCVKLQRELPALDTPPWPGALGQRIYENVSVEAWKMWEERMKMILNEYRLMPWQKEAQELVAGQMEEFFFGQGAALPPGYVPEKSKG encoded by the coding sequence ATGTCGACCGGACGCACCGTGAAGTGCGTAAAACTGCAGCGAGAACTGCCCGCCCTTGACACGCCTCCGTGGCCCGGCGCGCTCGGACAGCGCATTTACGAGAACGTCTCGGTTGAAGCCTGGAAGATGTGGGAAGAGCGAATGAAGATGATCCTCAACGAGTACCGGCTCATGCCGTGGCAGAAGGAGGCGCAGGAGCTGGTGGCCGGGCAGATGGAGGAGTTTTTCTTCGGGCAAGGGGCTGCCCTGCCGCCCGGGTACGTACCTGAGAAGTCGAAGGGATAA